One genomic segment of bacterium includes these proteins:
- a CDS encoding sigma-54-dependent Fis family transcriptional regulator has product MSKLIFIVDDEQSISKLLSFWVKDKWGYDVEIFPNSESMFKKMSSKPDLILLDIMLPGLDGIETLRRIKQTDEHLPVIMLSAQGRIDVAVDSIKYGAYDYFSKPIDQQKLELAVKNAIRNYDLVKEIQNLKENVKKEYSFDNIISADGKMQDVFKLVSKVLDNDITVLIYGESGTGKELIARAIHYNGKRKDKPFVVVNCASIPRELLESELFGHEKGSFTGAHQRKLGKFEYAKDGTIFLDEVGELEMMLQAKLLRVIQQREFERVGGTELIKTNVRIISATNRDLKHAVELKQFREDLFYRLNSFPIFIPPIRQRRADILVLTEYFVEEFNKKLQRNVKGFTKKALKLIYEYDWPGNVREMENTIERCMIISDKDQLDVDDLPQHIRAADTSAVVDHQSVMFTDDNIVPFEKIKEKSIRHALKVTGGNIVEAARKLQLGRATIYRLMEKYGIES; this is encoded by the coding sequence TTGAGTAAACTCATATTCATAGTTGATGATGAACAATCCATTTCGAAGCTGCTTTCGTTCTGGGTAAAAGATAAGTGGGGTTATGATGTTGAAATTTTCCCGAACAGCGAATCGATGTTCAAGAAAATGAGCTCAAAACCCGATTTGATTTTACTTGATATTATGCTGCCAGGACTCGATGGAATTGAAACTCTAAGAAGAATCAAACAAACAGACGAACATTTGCCTGTTATTATGTTATCTGCGCAGGGAAGAATTGATGTTGCTGTTGATTCAATTAAGTACGGAGCATATGATTATTTCTCCAAACCAATCGATCAGCAGAAACTTGAACTAGCAGTAAAGAATGCAATCCGAAATTATGACCTCGTAAAAGAGATTCAGAATCTTAAAGAAAACGTTAAGAAAGAATACAGCTTTGATAATATAATTTCTGCCGATGGTAAAATGCAGGATGTCTTCAAACTCGTTTCGAAAGTACTCGATAATGATATCACAGTTTTGATTTATGGAGAAAGCGGAACAGGAAAAGAGTTAATAGCACGAGCAATTCATTATAACGGAAAAAGAAAAGACAAGCCTTTCGTTGTTGTCAATTGTGCTTCCATTCCAAGAGAACTTCTTGAGAGTGAATTATTTGGTCACGAGAAAGGATCATTTACTGGCGCCCATCAGAGAAAGCTTGGAAAATTTGAGTACGCAAAAGACGGAACGATATTTCTCGATGAAGTCGGCGAACTTGAGATGATGCTTCAGGCAAAACTTTTAAGAGTAATCCAGCAAAGAGAATTTGAACGCGTAGGTGGTACAGAGTTAATAAAGACAAACGTTCGGATTATTTCGGCTACAAACAGGGATTTAAAACATGCAGTCGAACTAAAGCAGTTCCGTGAAGATTTATTTTACAGGTTAAATTCATTCCCGATTTTTATTCCACCGATACGTCAGAGAAGAGCGGATATACTTGTATTGACAGAATACTTTGTTGAAGAGTTCAACAAAAAACTTCAGAGGAATGTAAAAGGCTTCACTAAAAAAGCACTCAAACTTATTTATGAATATGATTGGCCGGGAAATGTGCGGGAAATGGAGAACACTATCGAACGATGTATGATAATTTCCGATAAAGACCAGCTTGATGTTGACGATTTACCGCAGCATATTCGGGCTGCTGATACATCAGCGGTTGTGGATCACCAAAGTGTTATGTTCACCGACGATAATATTGTCCCGTTTGAAAAAATAAAGGAGAAATCAATCAGGCATGCTTTAAAAGTTACAGGTGGAAACATCGTTGAAGCAGCCAGAAAACTTCAGCTTGGCAGAGCTACAATATACCGGCTAATGGAAAAATATGGTATTGAAAGCTGA
- a CDS encoding 4-hydroxy-3-methylbut-2-enyl diphosphate reductase, producing MKKFDIPIHYKSSFIITQIKNSRKLEDPRKKDFSPTVLDFGPVKFFLARHFGFCYGVENAIEIAYKTIEENPGKRIFLLSEMIHNPGVNNDLLSMGVRFIMDTSGNQLVAWEEIKVDDIVIIPAFGTTLEIEKKLNKMGINPYRYNTTCPFVEKVWNRSFDLGKQGFTVVIHGKHYHEETRATFSHAVQNSPSVIVRNLEETKFLSDVILGNKTEEDFYEFFKGKYSKDFDAFILLNSIGVVNQTTMLATETQEIADLLKETMIKKYGVENINEHFADTRDTLCYATNDNQDATYGMLEVEADFAIVVGGYNSSNTTNIVKICEEEIMTYFIDSAARIISDNEINHFDINKQSIVISNNYLPDKYPVEIMITSGASCPDAVVEAVIRRIVSFFSNSKDIDSVVNDVLEAI from the coding sequence ATGAAAAAGTTTGATATACCAATCCATTATAAAAGTTCTTTCATCATCACTCAAATAAAGAACAGCAGAAAACTCGAAGATCCACGCAAAAAAGATTTTTCACCCACTGTTCTTGACTTTGGTCCTGTCAAGTTTTTTCTCGCTCGTCATTTTGGATTTTGCTATGGAGTTGAAAATGCAATTGAAATTGCTTACAAAACAATAGAAGAAAATCCCGGTAAAAGGATATTTCTGTTGAGTGAAATGATCCACAATCCGGGCGTGAATAACGATTTATTAAGCATGGGTGTTCGGTTTATTATGGATACTTCTGGAAATCAGCTCGTTGCATGGGAAGAAATTAAAGTAGATGATATCGTTATCATACCGGCTTTCGGAACAACACTCGAGATAGAGAAAAAACTAAATAAGATGGGTATCAATCCATACAGATATAACACAACCTGTCCATTCGTTGAAAAAGTCTGGAACCGTTCCTTTGACCTTGGGAAACAGGGATTTACTGTAGTTATACATGGAAAGCACTATCACGAGGAAACACGAGCAACTTTCTCACACGCTGTTCAAAATTCTCCTTCAGTGATTGTTCGTAATCTTGAAGAAACAAAATTTCTTTCAGACGTAATTCTTGGAAATAAGACAGAAGAAGATTTCTATGAATTCTTCAAAGGAAAATATTCAAAAGATTTTGATGCATTTATTCTTTTGAATAGTATCGGAGTAGTGAATCAAACCACAATGCTTGCAACCGAGACTCAGGAAATTGCTGATCTTCTTAAAGAAACGATGATAAAAAAATATGGAGTCGAAAATATCAACGAGCATTTTGCTGACACACGTGACACTCTCTGCTATGCAACAAACGATAACCAGGATGCAACTTATGGAATGCTGGAAGTTGAAGCAGATTTTGCTATTGTGGTCGGAGGATACAATAGTTCAAACACTACGAACATAGTTAAGATATGTGAAGAGGAAATCATGACCTATTTTATTGATTCAGCAGCAAGAATAATTTCAGATAATGAAATCAATCATTTTGATATAAATAAACAGTCGATTGTAATTTCAAACAACTATCTTCCTGACAAGTATCCTGTCGAGATAATGATAACCAGCGGAGCTTCATGTCCGGATGCTGTCGTTGAAGCTGTTATCAGAAGAATTGTGTCATTCTTTTCAAACTCGAAAGACATTGATTCAGTTGTGAATGATGTCCTTGAAGCAATTTAA
- a CDS encoding response regulator: protein MSTNDKKSILVIDDDITIRKLISHHLNLNDYKVHLAANTDEGFSQLKKNKIDLVLCDIIMDKMDGFTFCQLVRENENYRSIPFVFVTAKNTLEDKSKALEVGGDDFITKPFNVDELILKIKSMIRRTEINRIYGTRKNLLEVFSTKKYKVVIVDDDKAALTIYQTGLTKAGIECRVSETAMEGLKIVRTFQPDLIVADVMMPEIDGYKFREMLLNYPETASIPFVFLSNINSEQEVLASFSQDIVDYLQKDYGYKIVVAKILALLKSLSKERNKVVTELHEASELLKTSVVPEKFPEFENFDIQYWHMPFSGIPGGDFIDHFLLDDDNLVLILGDVMGKKWGAWYFAYAYAGYIRSAIHSVVGEGEFSSPGKIISKVNKLVYQDSKISEVFSTLSAVVINKQEMTLRYSGAGDMPILFKNNSKGEINKIESKGLLLGFNNDALFDDVLIKMNSGDIVILSTDGMIECRDTAGNQFGLSKLVKTIQNENFYLNPIAVLKENIQAFNQFTFEDDVSVITISAK, encoded by the coding sequence ATGAGTACTAATGATAAAAAATCGATTCTGGTCATTGATGACGATATAACCATTCGCAAACTAATTTCCCACCATCTTAATCTTAATGATTACAAAGTTCATCTAGCAGCAAACACCGATGAAGGTTTCTCACAGTTAAAAAAAAATAAAATAGATCTTGTCCTTTGCGATATTATAATGGATAAAATGGATGGATTTACTTTCTGTCAGCTTGTCCGGGAGAATGAAAACTATCGTTCAATTCCTTTCGTGTTCGTTACTGCAAAAAATACTCTTGAAGATAAATCAAAAGCTCTCGAAGTAGGCGGTGATGATTTCATCACAAAGCCATTTAATGTTGATGAACTTATCCTGAAAATTAAATCCATGATCAGGAGAACGGAAATAAATCGTATTTACGGTACAAGAAAAAATCTTCTGGAGGTATTTTCAACAAAAAAATACAAAGTTGTTATTGTTGACGATGATAAAGCCGCGTTGACAATTTACCAGACCGGACTTACAAAAGCCGGAATTGAATGCAGAGTTTCTGAAACAGCAATGGAAGGATTGAAAATTGTAAGAACATTTCAGCCTGATTTAATTGTCGCTGATGTAATGATGCCGGAAATTGACGGTTATAAATTTCGTGAAATGCTTTTAAACTATCCTGAAACAGCTTCGATTCCTTTCGTTTTTCTAAGCAACATTAATTCAGAGCAAGAGGTTCTTGCAAGTTTTTCTCAGGATATTGTTGACTACCTGCAGAAAGATTACGGCTATAAAATAGTTGTTGCGAAGATACTTGCTTTACTAAAAAGTTTAAGTAAGGAAAGAAATAAAGTTGTTACCGAACTTCACGAAGCATCGGAATTATTAAAAACAAGTGTTGTTCCGGAAAAATTCCCTGAGTTTGAAAATTTTGACATACAATACTGGCATATGCCTTTTAGCGGAATTCCCGGAGGAGATTTTATAGATCATTTTCTACTTGATGATGATAACCTCGTATTAATTCTTGGCGATGTGATGGGCAAAAAATGGGGAGCGTGGTATTTTGCATACGCCTATGCAGGTTATATAAGGAGTGCGATTCATTCAGTAGTTGGTGAAGGAGAGTTTTCATCTCCGGGAAAAATTATAAGCAAAGTAAACAAGCTAGTCTATCAGGATTCTAAAATTTCGGAAGTGTTTTCGACGTTGTCTGCAGTAGTCATTAACAAACAGGAGATGACCCTCAGGTATTCCGGTGCTGGTGATATGCCGATACTCTTTAAAAACAACTCAAAGGGAGAGATTAATAAAATTGAGTCTAAAGGATTACTTCTGGGTTTCAACAATGATGCTCTTTTCGATGATGTGTTAATTAAAATGAACTCCGGAGATATTGTCATTTTATCTACCGATGGAATGATAGAATGCCGTGATACTGCTGGTAATCAGTTTGGACTGAGCAAACTCGTTAAGACAATACAGAATGAAAATTTTTATCTGAATCCAATCGCTGTCTTAAAAGAAAACATTCAAGCTTTTAATCAGTTTACGTTTGAAGATGATGTCAGCGTAATAACAATTTCTGCAAAGTGA
- a CDS encoding PAS domain S-box protein yields the protein MNALIENTLHIISKISYSRQGYLLQLNDYGFEVLNMWGGRPDDFIKLNDLLFKLFKAGGIDTEKFAELPTVADFLKERFAASFFIKDLIFFSERNLYVYILLFSDYPDEFKDETKSRIMPVLSILSHQLKTYFEQRPDQNIKLSEKRFDNQQNKKIFDEWEDKFNLLVNISPDLIFILDNSGKFILVNDAVQNHLDYSPDELKGKHFIDFINKEDLSAVNLSLNKNLIDNKPFRLTVNMLTKYGQVFPVELSCNTIYSKNKIIGLLGVGKDLTDKQRYETELRKLKPKLTEVNRVLKIERARTNPQKSVVEELNRLKYDFISGISHEFRTTLASIIGFSETIVSDPDLADSMKEEFIQVIMSEGKRLAKLINYFLDTSQTDEKLVVINKTSVGLIRLIQEVVNENIDLASYKNIIINFEHPEEEVFIEADKESLHQVINALVNNAIRFTDELGRVKVIVNNFVREVEIVISDTGIGIPEADQPYIFQRFFRASRRVSDISSTGVGLVFVKQIIDLHKGLITVQSEAGSGTTFLVKLPKRSKIEKNEVNIE from the coding sequence ATGAACGCATTAATTGAAAATACTCTCCACATTATTTCTAAGATAAGTTACAGCAGACAGGGTTATCTGCTTCAACTTAACGATTATGGATTTGAGGTGCTAAATATGTGGGGTGGTAGACCAGATGACTTCATTAAATTGAATGATCTGCTCTTCAAACTATTTAAGGCAGGCGGTATTGATACTGAAAAGTTTGCTGAATTGCCTACAGTTGCTGATTTTCTTAAAGAAAGATTTGCTGCTTCATTTTTTATTAAAGATTTAATTTTTTTCTCGGAAAGAAATTTGTACGTCTACATACTTCTCTTTTCTGATTATCCCGATGAATTCAAAGATGAAACCAAAAGCAGAATAATGCCCGTGCTCTCGATTCTCAGTCATCAGCTTAAAACTTATTTTGAGCAGCGCCCCGATCAAAATATAAAATTATCAGAAAAAAGATTTGATAATCAGCAGAACAAAAAAATATTTGATGAATGGGAAGACAAGTTCAATCTTCTGGTTAATATATCTCCTGATTTGATATTTATTCTGGATAATTCAGGAAAATTTATCCTGGTAAATGATGCCGTTCAAAATCATCTTGATTATTCGCCGGATGAATTGAAAGGGAAACACTTTATTGATTTTATAAATAAGGAAGATCTATCGGCAGTTAACCTTTCGTTGAACAAAAATCTGATTGATAATAAACCTTTCAGGCTTACTGTGAATATGCTGACCAAGTACGGTCAGGTGTTTCCTGTTGAGCTAAGCTGTAATACTATCTACAGCAAAAATAAAATTATAGGTTTACTTGGAGTTGGTAAAGATTTGACTGATAAGCAAAGATATGAAACCGAACTGCGAAAGCTGAAGCCAAAATTAACAGAAGTAAACCGGGTATTAAAAATAGAAAGAGCAAGAACTAATCCGCAAAAATCAGTTGTCGAGGAACTTAATCGACTGAAGTATGATTTTATTTCAGGGATTTCACATGAATTCCGGACAACACTCGCGTCAATAATTGGGTTTTCTGAAACGATCGTATCCGATCCGGACCTGGCTGATTCCATGAAGGAAGAATTTATCCAGGTTATTATGAGCGAAGGTAAACGATTAGCAAAATTAATTAATTACTTTTTAGATACTTCTCAGACAGATGAAAAACTTGTAGTCATCAATAAAACAAGCGTGGGTCTCATCAGGTTAATTCAGGAAGTAGTAAATGAAAATATTGATCTGGCTTCATATAAAAATATTATAATTAATTTTGAACATCCTGAAGAAGAAGTTTTTATTGAAGCTGATAAGGAAAGTCTGCACCAGGTAATTAACGCACTTGTTAATAATGCAATTCGATTTACGGATGAACTCGGAAGAGTAAAAGTAATTGTAAATAATTTTGTCAGAGAGGTTGAAATTGTCATCAGCGATACTGGAATCGGAATTCCGGAAGCTGATCAACCGTATATATTTCAGCGTTTTTTTAGAGCAAGCAGAAGAGTTAGTGATATTTCAAGCACAGGAGTTGGCTTGGTTTTTGTAAAACAAATAATCGATTTACATAAAGGTTTAATAACAGTCCAAAGTGAAGCCGGAAGCGGAACCACTTTTCTGGTAAAATTGCCCAAAAGAAGTAAAATTGAGAAAAATGAGGTAAATATTGAGTAA
- a CDS encoding nitronate monooxygenase translates to MKLSTKITELFKIEYPIIQAGMVWTSGWKLASAVSNEGGLGLIGSGSMKPDLLKEHIQKCRSATDKPFGVNIPLLRGDAEELVRVTIEEGVKIVFSSAGHPGKFINQLKENNIKVAHVIPSVKHALKAEEVGCDAVVGEGVEAGGHNGINETTTLALIPQLVDAVKIPVIAAGGIADGRGILAALSLGAEGVQIGTRFAATLESSAHENYKRKVVEAKDDGTTLAFKKIGLVRMLKNDFAFRALIAEREGWDEIKLKELLGSKRERLGIFEGDENEGELEAGQSSGLVNEILTVKELFRKLLDEIETAQKRNNQLIR, encoded by the coding sequence ATGAAATTATCCACAAAAATTACTGAGCTCTTTAAGATTGAATATCCTATCATTCAAGCAGGAATGGTTTGGACTTCAGGCTGGAAATTAGCTTCAGCCGTTTCTAATGAAGGCGGACTCGGTCTAATTGGTTCAGGTTCAATGAAACCAGACTTGTTAAAAGAACACATTCAAAAATGTAGATCCGCTACCGACAAACCATTCGGAGTAAATATTCCACTACTAAGAGGTGATGCTGAAGAGCTTGTTAGAGTTACAATTGAAGAAGGAGTGAAGATTGTATTTTCATCAGCCGGACATCCAGGAAAATTTATAAACCAGTTAAAAGAAAATAATATTAAAGTCGCTCATGTGATTCCTTCAGTAAAACATGCTTTGAAAGCGGAGGAAGTTGGTTGCGATGCGGTTGTTGGTGAAGGAGTTGAAGCCGGAGGCCACAATGGAATTAATGAAACAACAACACTTGCATTAATCCCGCAGCTTGTTGATGCAGTAAAAATTCCTGTGATTGCAGCAGGTGGAATTGCTGACGGCAGAGGAATTCTCGCAGCACTTTCGCTCGGTGCTGAAGGTGTTCAAATCGGGACCAGGTTTGCAGCGACACTTGAATCTTCAGCTCACGAAAATTATAAAAGGAAAGTTGTTGAGGCTAAGGACGATGGAACAACTTTGGCGTTCAAAAAAATTGGATTGGTGAGAATGTTAAAAAATGATTTTGCGTTCCGTGCTTTAATAGCTGAAAGAGAAGGCTGGGACGAAATCAAATTAAAAGAACTGCTTGGAAGTAAACGTGAACGACTCGGTATTTTTGAAGGAGATGAAAACGAAGGTGAACTTGAAGCCGGACAAAGCTCAGGTTTGGTAAATGAAATTCTGACGGTTAAAGAATTATTTCGAAAATTATTGGATGAAATTGAAACAGCTCAAAAAAGAAACAACCAACTGATCCGATGA